Genomic segment of Vidua macroura isolate BioBank_ID:100142 chromosome 17, ASM2450914v1, whole genome shotgun sequence:
AGGGTGCTGCAGCTGCGGCAGGGCAGATGGGGACAGAAGTGAAGAGCTGGGAAGACGGGTGAAGTTCTCTTTGCCGGAGTTGTTAGGCTTGTCTTCTGAAGATGGGCAGGAGCACCTTTGGagagaggagtggctgaggccCCCAGCTGCCAGTGGCACACTGGgaccctcctgcacagcagggcccagagctggcaaggctccccagcccagctggagctgctggcacaccttggcccagctggacagctgccCCTCAAGACCCCGGTGAGCAGGGGACggctctgggcaggctcccTGGCCAGGAGTGGGCCCCAGAGCGCGACTGCCTTTCAAGGACAATCTCatccctgctctttctcctccccGCCTTGCCttgcctctgccctgtgcccctggggctggtcttggccaggcagcctcagtgggagccagcactggctgcagccccagcgggCCCCCCAGGACAAGGCCCAGCAATTAAGAGGCCAATGAaagcactgggcagcagcagaaccctcAGCAGAGTTCTTTGGACAACCACAGACTGGCCACAACTCCACTGCAGCCTCACTGGGAATGTTCCCTGACTATCAGCAGCCATTAAAGGAAGCTGTTTGAGGTCGAGATCAGCAAAACACTcaccattttctcttccagcaaTACCAGATTCCAGCAGAGGAAATCATCAGGCAAAGTGCTGCAACAACCACAATGGCCATCAACTTAACCAAACAAGGTGTTCCCCAGCAGAAAACTCTTCTCATGCTTTTCCAGGTCTTGTCAGCATGTGTTGAGGTGCCGGCTGCATCTGTGGGAGCAATGGGGAGCGTGAGCCCGTGCTGTGCTccactgctgagctggcagcacggTGGATATGACCAGGACGTCCTTGGTCTctgtttcccccagagctggggcctgcAGGCACATTGCCGCCCCTTGGCACAGGACTGTCCAGTACTCAAACCCCTGAGCCTGCATGCCATAattcctctgtgctgtgctgtcctgctCCAAGCAATACTTGTCAAAGGGTGGATAAAGACAAGGAAAATGGCCAGGGttttggagctgctccagggccctCCCTCCTGCAAACAGCTGCCTCTCTGCATCAACCCAGAGACcaggaaattgcaggggatctcaggcccgtggtgcagtttgggctccctgtcagctgctgccaaatgccttcctgcagaggctggggagaagctgcagccaggccaggctgggaaacagccctgcaggccgtgaaagcagcagcggggcagccaggctgccatgcaTCCCTTCCCGCTGTGCCGGGCACGGTGTGTCCAGAGGTGCAGGGAATGCCCccagctgctgagtcccaggggaaggctgagggaaatgcagccACCACCACGTCTCTCCACATCACTCAGTATTTGTTCCAGATGTTTGGATTCCTCCAGGGACTTACTGTCTCCTGTAGGTTTGTTCTTCCTTCTCAGGGGACcttaagagaaatatttgcatttcccaggaatggatcccacaaaaccaggtctcagcctgtggggtcagcagggacacactacTCACCCATGTGATGGGAGTTGGGCTTATGTGCAACATCTGCCAGAGGACCTGGGAaagtcctccctgcagacacacctgtAACACAACAGCCACAGAAGctctgtcatctctgcagatcTGCACGGGCAGCAGGTATGGCACAGGGCGAGAGCACACACGTGCATGGTGctgtcctggcacctgcagcgaTGCCCCCCTGGCTgagctttgggctctgagctggcagctctcccagggggaaaggccttgacccaccctcagcatctcccagaggcTCAGTAATGGGTATGGGTTGGGAATCCAGATCATCTTCATCATCACgttcagctgcaaagaaaggcagcacagaacagctcctgtgtctctgctgaagATTCTCCTTCAGGCCAGAGTGGCAGTGAGTGCCCCTGGGTGATTGGTGGCCTCCAAGGCACtcgctcagctctgcctcccactcaggagcaggggcagggggacCACGTGCCTGCGGTGGCCCCACACTGGGATGGAAGGAGCCCCTTGCTGGGCAGtcggggcagaaaggactccctggagctgccagcagctctaaacccagccccagccagggccaggccttggcagcagcagcagcagcaggagcagctcaggctccctggggctggcaaaggagctgtgaaaggctcagccccggggcacagccctgggcccggccccttccctctctgctcttctccctggctgcacagagcacacaacACGGAAGGACACACAGGCATTGCACATGGGTGGAAGATGGACagccaaatgctccttcctcccactgacaGCAATCCTGTGGGATCACTGTTGGGCACAAGAGTAGAAATTTGGGGGACAGGATTTCCAGAATCCATCAAACTTCAAAGCATCTTAAAGGAAATCACACATGAATATTACTCTGGACAGTGATCACTCTGTTAGGAAAGAGTTGCTGATAACCAACCTTCACCAAGCTCCAAGACCCTTAAACCATGGTGTGCCAGTCTTTCCAAATGATGCAAGTCACGGTCCCAAGCTAGAAAGGAGCACAGATGGGAGATGTTCCAtggtgtgctgggatccccttctatggggaagtgagcactgcaaGGTGCTCAGGTAATGCTGTGTGCCCacactgccaagcagcagagagggcagctcaagcctcagcagggctcaggcccagagacacagcaattacctccagtgactgtgcctggcatcgcctcccttcctgcagcagaggctgccaatgggccactgcttcctccaggAAACTCAGccttcagcacagcctctctgtccatctctggagaagggaaaagggacagctgGATCACGCGGGGCTGTTCCCCAACAGGAAGGCAGCAATCTTCAGGAGGCAATGCTCGTCTGTCATGGATGAGATTCAGGCTAAAGACCAGGTTTTTGGGATTGCTCCAGGGCCCTCCCTCCTGCAAACAGCTGCCCCTCCAGATGTGCTCAGAGACCAGAaaattgcaggggatctcagggTGTGGGTggcccatggtgcagtttgggctccctgtcagctgctgccaaatgccttcctgcagaggctggggagaagctgcagccaggccaggctgggaaacagccctgcaggccgtgaaagcagcagcggggcagccagaCTGCCATGCATCCCTTCCCGCTGTGCCGGGCATggtgtgtccagatgtgcagggaacgCCCCTGGCTGCTtagtcccaggggaaggctgagggaaatgca
This window contains:
- the LOC128815885 gene encoding uncharacterized protein LOC128815885; translation: MEKTLSDVERRREMDREAVLKAEFPGGSSGPLAASAAGREAMPGTVTGAWDRDLHHLERLAHHGLRVLELGEAERDDEDDLDSQPIPITEPLGDAEGVSAGRTFPGPLADVAHKPNSHHMGPLRRKNKPTGDNAAGTSTHADKTWKSMRRVFCWGTPCLVKLMAIVVVAALCLMISSAGIWYCWKRKWCSCPSSEDKPNNSGKENFTRLPSSSLLSPSALPQLQHPLEHFPKLIPPENPPPLSSLVLFPNYD